One Dysidea avara chromosome 8, odDysAvar1.4, whole genome shotgun sequence genomic window, TTACGTTCAGGTAGAGCTACACAGTGGCGCCtgatttttagaagtagtacaacatcaacttgttttaaaaTGACATAATAGCAAAAAAGACTTTATTTAAATTTTAACTTTAGTATGGCTTGCAATGTGCAATTAATTCTAATTAATACTCACTATAACAatcaatagacgatatgcacaacTTGTTTGAccgtaaatattctaataaacacGTGATTTTTTATTGCGTCACGACGGTGAATGAACGTATTGTGGGCTATGGCAAAAAGTACGGGTCGCTTCAATAAGTAGACAGTAGACCTGTTGGGAACGCTTCCTTCAGACAGATGTATCCTACTACCTGGAAAGGAAGGTTTGGTGGGTAGGAAGCTCTATGTCGTAACTCTAGTGGCGAGTTTTTGTccgagccgcatttgctaccCGCACTTTTATATGGGCTCACGAGACTCATTCACCGTCAACTTTGGCGCCGCTGGAAtctaattgatcatttttcattCGAATAATAACttgtgcatatcctctattgtgGTGGTGCCATGTGATGGCATGCAGGGGGCGTACAAAAGGGGTTTCCAGgactagtctggcgcggccgcccttcgcataaagaggaagggtctggtcactctagcatagCCCATTTGTAGAAGTGGAATGTAATTATAAACTGCTTTACGATGAATCACGTCACAATACGTGACCGGATAGAGAAATGGCGCGGGAAACTGTGAAGATATTTTGTGCTGGTTGTGGCGAGAATATCACAGCTTTAAGAGTGGATCACACCTTGGACAAAACTATACCTTCGTGGCACTATCTTTCTGATGAAGAATTCTAACAAACGGAAACAAATGTCACAAAAATTCAGTAATTGCAGTAACGCAATTTGATTGGTGTTACCTGTTTTCGGTAACATGATACAAGttttgaatgctagagtgaccagactcggcccttcctctttatgcgaaggggcggccgcgccagactaggcCCAGCCAGGGGGTTCCGGAAGCCCCTTATGAAAATGGGGTTGGTGAGCCTACATATTCAACTAGGGCCAATaaaacttgattactagtttctcgctcagatttttgaaattttgatgcgggcgggcgattattattcattattcattattgccTACTCAGGGTGTgcttagtctggcgtagccgacccgcgcgcggagcgcgagggtctggtgacagccgcattcagtacctgtgccagtCTTACGAAAAACATgtgcgtccaatcagatcgctcgaAGGCCAATTAACTGCATTCTATGACGTGATTTCCTTAGATTTGATCTCCAACTAATTCGTGCATGCCTTACAACTGAAACATAGAAAGGCAACAGTATACAACAGCCTCCTCCCTGGTGAATTAGTTTTATTAACTTTACATCCGTGGAAGTGTAACGCCATTGAAATATCTCCATCGTGATTGAACCGGAAGTTGTTAATTTGTTTACGCGCGCGTTTTAAAATTGATTGCATTCCACTTGGCACAGGTGTGTGATACggatgtcaccagaccctcgcgctccgcgcgcgggtcggctacgccagactagggTGTGCTGAGATCAGAAACCTTCATGTTGTCACTAAAGTGTTGTAAAATTGCATGGATAACACTTCTCATTTGAATAAAAGAATATTAGTACTCCTGGCATGCCTATAATAAAGTGACTTCTTTATTAGagttaaagtgactgctctattagagtatttcgatctaaattgccaataatgaaattccatgcgggggCTAGtgaaaggatgcgggcggtgacgcgaaactgctaatcaagtttcattggcctagtGCATGCATGCCAAATAACACTCATATAAACTCACAAATTATCCCTCACTCTTACCTCTACTTtataagatcgatatattctaatagagcagtcagttactctaataaagcattcatttactctataatagagcagtcatttattcAATCAAAGCTTCCAACTGAATTTCAGCAAAAATTTAGTCAAAATTGATACCAGCATAGCTAAGTATTTAAGTTAATTCTGTgcacatttattattattattattttcttgTAATCATAGGCTAACAGTGCAagtcactggtagaccctcagaatcaCCCTGACTCACATTTACTCACCTACACATTACTGACTTTGTTTTGTATTCCTgattctgtaaagcaattaaaataaaataaataaaaataatctCAGAGAGCCAATTTCTCACAAATTTCCTGTAGGGGGCATGCCACCAACTCCCCCAGGCAGAGCATGTTTCGCAGATGCAATGCGCacaaatatagctagctatcttcTTAGCCCTATTTGACTTTAGCTAACTGCCTCATAGCAATAATATGATGGCTCAGTTTACAGCATGCATGCACTTAAATTACTGAGTTATCCAATAGATATTGGTAACCAGTAAACAATCTGTACACAATTTTGTACTAGCTAATGTACTGTCAAAATTAGTACCAGATTCAATATCTGGAAGCTAAAAGTCTGAAAAAATCCTGGGGATATGCCCTCAGACCCCTCTACAAAGTTCGTGCTTCACATTTCacaaagtgtgctttgcacactgagCAGCACTTGTCTCCTCCATGTTTGCACTGTAGACTATTTTACCATAATCCAGGGCTATATATCTGAGTGGAAACCCCTATGGAAAAATCCTGGGTACGCCCTTGGCATGGCAAAGGCTATGCTAGATTCGTAATAATGTAGTTACTTTTAGATCACCACAATCGATATTGAGATTCTACCCTATAGTAGCAACGGCCCAAAGGCAAGTACAAGCAGAGCACAAGTGCCAAAATATCAGTGTTGCCATAATGTGAATAAAGTTAATAGATTTGTGAAACTTTTTGTCTGGTTtatgaacctgaaataatctatgaactttttagTGACCAAGATTTTAAAACATTAAAGGCGTGAAACTTAATGGAGACAAATGCTTGAAGACTAGAGAATGTGATGGTCGTTCAAGAGTGATAAAACCTTAGAACCTACAGGAGTAAGAAGATGCTATTTTCAGTCAGGGTGGTGCCTAGCTGTCACAATGTAAGTGAACCAGGCCCGGCTATCACTACAACAGCAGGGAGTTATCAGCAAATGTCATTTTGTGTAAATGTGTGGCCAAGAGTCGATAGTGTTCATTAAACGTAGTGCATGAGTAGCTGTATACCATGCAAGTAGGAAAGATAAGCTGCGGTGAACAGCAGTGTATAGCCTGCACTAAGATGTTTAATGCATGTAGTCCTCATGAAAGTGGACTTAGCTAACATATATAGAGTTGCTATACAGTACCTTGCACTCTATTGTTGAGGTGATGACTGAGGCTTTTCTCCACCATTATTATGTATACTTCTGCATCTGACTGCTGCTGTTACTATGTGTATTTTTAATTATGTGCCACCTTTACTCCATAGTAGTTTGTCATTTTTACCTTATATGTATCCCTTACAGATCTATTGTGCTTGTTACCACAGTAGTGGTAGAGATTGCCCATGTTATTGttaaaactctaatagaacacacacctaaacaccatCATAACGTGTGGCCTTAACCACAAACAAAACCTTAGAAGTAAGTTTGGGTGGACTAtcggtccactagtaagtatgaAGTCAAATGGGAAAAGATACAACCTTTTTCATGATCTTGAAAATGTGCCGAttctttattttattattattattttttcacTGATCTAGAGAAAAATCTGTTGAGTTTATGGGAAGAAAAACCACATAGCCTTCCTTCCTATGTTACTGACCATGTCTGTCACCTATTTTTATATCCATATGTGAATGTTACCTCCCACTTTGAGACAATTTTGTATGTTCTCCAGCCATTGATTCAGtgaaatcctaatagaacacacacacacccataaaCAACCTCTAAGGAACCTACAGGAAAATCAATTGGAAGAATAACTTATGTCATTATGTCACTCTTTACTTCTGTGACCTATTCCATGTGCTTGCATCCATTTTGAGGCAGTTTTGTATGTTAACTACCCATCGAGTCAAtgaaatcctaatagaacacacatcgAAACACAAAAAATAATCAGCCACAGCCACAAAACAACTTTTAGAAGAAAATTTGGTAAGCCTAAACATGATTACTGATTTGATATATGTGTATAGTTGTTGCTGACTGTTAATGCAGATTAGCTACATGTAGTTATCCATAAAATGATATACAAATTATTATAAACTGTTGTAATTTTTGTAATAGAGATTACAGTAGGTTAAAGTATATTACAAGTGCTAAAAACAGTAACAAGCTAAAAGTCAAACAGCGAGCAAGTTATAAGCCCTTCTAGAAGTACTAAGGCATGTTAAGTCACCAAAATATTGAAATGATGTCATCAATAAATGGATACATAAAAAGAtacacaaactagtgtaaaaatgaatttaaaaaattacaaCATGGCGAATAGAGATTGCAGAAAAAACAACAGAAACAAGAAAGTTATTATATAGGTGCTAACACTGTTCATCAGCAAGATCAAGAAGTACTAAGGAATCTTAAAGCCGCAATTGTCACACATGAATCTCTATTTGCTAGCCAACTCATGTGTGACAATTGCAAGTGTCAGGCCGCATGCCTTAGTACTTCTTGATCTTGCTGATGAACAGTAGCTTACTTAGCACCTATATAATAACTTTCTTGTTTCTGTTGTTTTTTCTGCAATCTCCGTTCTCCatgttgtaatttttaaaaatttattttacattaatttattattaaagCTGCCCAGGTAGTGGACACTAACAGTACATTGACACCAAGTTCATTATCAAGAGCTGAATACTCTATcatattacagtattttgacAGTATTACTTACTGTGTGGAAGTTGATTGTACCAATATACTTCAcaaatattatagctatgtagttgTTGTGGTCATATACACTATCAAATGAGATTTACATGATTATACATGAGTTTATTGCTAAAACTACTTGCAGCATACAGCTAATAACTACTACTTCAGTACTTCTCCTTAACTACATAAAACGAATCTTTGGAACAGCAGGGTCCAACAAAATCCACACTCTGTATATTAGCAGCCTCCAACTTGCTCTTAATCTTTCTGTTCACACAATCTAGGTGGTACCATGATGAGCAGTTGTCACACCCAATCTGAAATTTTTATAGATATAAGAATGATACATATGCAGCTACAGAAATCAACTTACCCAAATGCATTTCTTCCTAGCCTTACTTGAACAAGTTCGGCAATATTCACTAATGTCATCTGCATAATTAAAACTATACTAAAACTATGTAATATACAATGGTGTACACATACCAGAGTTACTTAGTATTATTTTAGCCATTTCTATTCTGGTATCAGAAACACTGTTGGCATCTAATGATAATGACGAACCATCCAAATATTGCTGAGCAAACTAAACAAGAATTAGGTACACTTATTATATTATGTGCATGAGCATTAGCAAAATGTACCTTCATCACATAAACTCCACATGACGAGTTATCCTCTTGGAAGCTATGGGGAATTGATGTTACCTCCCAAGTAAACTTTTGTAGCCAGTAGCCACCATTGAGTTGATGGATGCTATATTGActggaaaaaaaaaaacagacaaaaagCATTAAAGATAAGGCCAACATTTATTTAATAACAGTTTATTAATTCCTTTCTTCCTGTTATCTGTCTATTTTATCTGACTAACTTCCATTGTTTTCTAATCCTGTCCAGGACCTTTTGTGGAGTGTTCATGGCTGGATCGATATATAGGATCCGTCTCTGAAGTGGTTCTACAATCTATACCAAATTAAATAAAGAAAGCAGCACATCTTTCTGTATGCTGACCACTAAGATCCAGTGTTTCTTTTCAAAGCAGTAAGCTCCAATTAGAGCATTGTACTGGGAAACATCCACCTGCATGGAAAGTTTTGTTCAATCATCAAAATACAATGTATCTAAATAACTTACACGACTCAACACCTTCTGCCTGTGAATATACATTCCATTGCATATATCATTTACAGCAGACACATCCATCACATACACCTTTCCTTCCTACAGCCGTGTTATGTGAATACAATATAATATTGTGATTCAAAAGCTCACCTTGTTGCTTTTACGAGTGGCAGCTAACATAAATGATGTAATCACCTGCAAAATTAATAAAGTTACCAATCAATAGACTTGTGCCAATTATAACAGCACAATAGCCTGCAAAAAGCATCCCAATGCAATAGAATGGCATTCAGATTGTGAATGATTGCTTACACCTAGAATAATCTTTTGGCAAGTTATAAAAACTTTGAAAGGTCcaacagagcagtcatttaaCATTAGCAAAAAAATTCATATACATAGATATAGACATAAACATACTTCATCTGTGACCCATCCATTATCATCAATCAACAACAGTATACCATTATCAAAGATTTTATAACTGCCAATTTTGGCCTCCAGTAACATCTGCATCTTCTGTTTAATTCTTAGTATGCAACCTGTGGagatatatgcatacacaaattCATTGATGGCTTACACTATGTACCCACTCAACACCTTACACAATGCACATTTTAGAGACTATACAAAAATGTGTTAACTTAAATTTTCCAAAATAACTACATATACAAGAGATAATAATATTGATTCACTAACTGCTGAATGTGGTGTGGCATTGCTATTGGAGTAACTGTATATATGCTTCTAATACTGAACAGCAGCTTTAACCACCCTGTTAAAAATGCAAGCTAAAAGTTATTGATTCACATGCTCAATGGTTTTGTTAAGTTTTTCAGGATGCTTTTACTCATACCCTTCTTATGATTTTGATCAGCAAAACTTTATCTTGGGTGGAATAGAGCTGAGACTGACGCAGAGCCACATAATACATTTTATTAGCACAGGTTACATAGCCAGCACACATAATACACATTCTTCCTTAACAATTGATTTTGGTATTATGTACTTAGTTACCATTTTCCGGCTGGTACAGCAATGTGTCTGTGCTGTGTTAAATGATATATAGCATAGTGTCAGCTATGTCATGGAAACTGTATATTGTACTTTTTCAAATCAACACATTGCATTTTTGTAGTTTAAGCAAAACAATAGGGAAGGAAAAAGTGCAGTAAGCcctacatgcatgtgtactgtaGCTAGTACAATGCTGTATTTAGATGGGGTTTGAGGCTTGCCTAGTATGGCATACAGCTCATGGTTGAATACTAATAAAAATGTCTCAGCTGGCTATTGTAGTGATTTCAAAACTGGGAACCAGTAGCAACGGTCCTCCTATACATCACAGTATAAGTATGTGTAACTTATAGCAATTTTAGCAACCAACTCCGGCACTTGTAACGAGTAAGGAGCTCTTGGGAGACAATTAGCTCAATATTTGTATACGTACGtatgtgtatactgtatacGTAGTATTAATAGccttgaatatatatatatgtgtgtgcccatgtactgtacatgcatataatACACAAATACCATACCATCAATTGAAGCCTCCTTATCGATGGTTCTAAGCAATGACACTGATTGGTGTTGCTGTTCTAGCTTTCCTGTGGATGTTTCGATTCTTTGAATTGGCTTTATTATTGCCTTGCTATCTGGTTTCAATGATACAAACGTTGTCAAGTCTGCAACTTCAGTGATTTGGTCTATACATGTAAAACTGtagcatacacacaaacataattTGAAATAGTATCTGTATACCTGGGATTTTCTTAGTAGATGGTGGTGATACTGGTGTAGCCTGCATTGGTGGTGGTTTAGTTTCAGCAGGGTCATGAAGTGGGGTGTTGTCTACTTCCTCACTGCTGATGATGTATGTGGTATTTAGGCACCTGATCGGTGAAACTGATCGTTCAGTTGACTTGCCAAACAAAGGCTCAGAGACTGAGCTAATGCTGCCAATTGGTGAGATTGTTTTATCTCTTAAGTCCAAACTGGCACCAAACAAAGGCTCAGAGAGTGAGCTAAAGCTACTGTGAGCTTGGCTGATTTCAGTATGATTGTCATCATCTATAATAGTGATAATGAAACAAGCATATTATTATTGCATGCTGTATACCATAGGAATTCTGGAAGGGCGGCAGTAGTTCATCCTGCATAATAGGGCTTGGTGTTTTATCATCTCCACAAAGCTCTGAAAGTTGCCTTAAGTCTTCATATTGCGTGGGTGTCGATGATCTCGGGTGCTCGGCTTTAGGTGTTATGCTGCTTTCTGAAACTGTAATAAATATACTTCACTTTTTGAAAGAGcttatacatgtatacagtaccATGCACTGATTCAATGAATTTTAAATAGATATTCAATAATAACATAATGCATTTATTACATATAGTTATTATTTTTAACCATCATGTTGGCCACCTTATATTAATAAAGGTGGAAACTTTGATCTTACAAAATCTGCTCAgaatgttatatatatatatatatatacatccaTCTGTGCATCTTTTTTATATATTTACCTCTTTCAACCAGCATTTGGATGATGTCCTGTGCAATCGCACTATGCGGAATTGTAATACATTTCCTCTGTCTTCCATTTTCTGATGGCTTTAACACTCTATCACTGCATCCCTCCCTAAGGAAGGGAGGTGAGGCTTTGATGTTTCCCCCAACTTCTTTGATGTTTCTTTTGAACTTGGCCTCATCCAAGCCTGTACAGTGACACTTGAGCAGTGGCAAATGAATGGCTACTGATAGCCTGGCTGGATTTAACTTATTGGCAACTTGTGGACGGAGGAACCTTAATATCTGTTAACTAAACTTTAAGCACACCATATGTATAACAGATGTTTACCTCGCATGTTTCCAAATCTTCAATGTCATCAAGTATTTGATTAAGCACAGACTGCAATGAACTCTGGGTAGGCTTTAGTAAGCTAGCCACTTCTGGAGCCCATTTCTGTACGAAGAATTGTGTTATCTCTGGAAATGCTATCACTTCTGGCAGTGAAATGCTGTTGCACAGCtacagtatacacacacacatagtaaTATGTGTTCTTTAAATTTCTGCACTCACTTCTTCACCAATCCCTAATAAAAGAGCATAACTCTTTTGAACTCTGAAATCTACTTCAGGTAAGGCTGCGCAAACTAACGGTAGCAAGTCTTTGCTTATatgtgtttgaaagtgtgtgGCCTTTAGTTTATCCCCTATGCTTATTAGAATTCCAATGCTGCTGGATGCATGCTGACAAGCTATTTTAAGTGCATCTTCTTTTTCCCGCTGGCTCAATTCTACTGCTCCTTTAAAAAATGGAATATGTATTAATCGTGCAGCATTCCTAAAGGAAAAGAATCACAGGAGTAAAGCCacatatatatttattaaaaaACCAAACCTGGAGCTTTCAGCAAATGCCTTATTTGATGTGAACAAAAGGGAGGTTCGTGGAGTATTATTTCCTGAACTCGCGGTTGACAATGCAGCACCATTGAAGAACTGTACCGACAATGTTTCTATGCTGTTTTGTGAGTTTATATCATCAACACCAATCGGAATAGTAGTGATTGCTGCTCGTGAAACTAAAGACGTTGGGGAAGACTTTCCCACCCGAAAATGTACTACTGCAGCTCCACACAGGCTAAGTGCTGCCCGTAAAGAAGTAGTTTTCCCTACAAGATTATTATTACATTCCATATACCGTTGACAGCAGCTGAATACTTACCTGTTCCAGGTGTCTCGCTGTATGCCAACACCATTGGACATTCAGCCTGCAATGCAATTAGTTCCTCAAAGTGCATTGCCATGCACATTCCACTTAAAACTTGAAAGAAGCTTTGAAAGTTATCACGAAGGCATTCTTTTGCTGCTTTCAAGAGATTTTGGATTCCCTTTAAGTACACAATTGTAAACATTGTAACAATGTTATACTCACAATCCTTATAAGTTTACTATATATGGAGCTTGAGATTGTTTTTGTGTCTGAATTAGGGCTTAAATTGGttgttataattattgtgataaattATGTAACACTcagtttgtttcagtgctttttattaaTGCAATCATACTGTAGATGTTACACTTGTTAGTGTACTTTTTGTACACatgatgtacacatgtacatgtgaatCACACAATTGCAGTAACAATGTGCTATTTTATTGTACACAGCATAGTGCACTTACACATGCAGAATAGCTAACTGCATTTTGTCACTTAAAGCatgatgtgcatgcatgttgACAATTATAGATAATTACACAACAGATTCTAGTTATACAGGGGAGAGAATATACACCTATAAATTAAGGACATTATGGAGTTACTAATGTCATGAAGCCTGTCCATGCATAGAACATAGCCTTAACACTTGAAAGTACCATTCAACCGACTTTTCTCTAATACAAGTAGAAGTGTGACTAAAGGAAAGAAGAACTGATTGCACAAAATTGTTTCAGAATCTGGACATAGTGTCTTGCCTTGTCTATATCATACTttgtgaactcttggtaaaagTTATGACTTAACTACATGTAATTACTCTAATTATATGGCACAAACTTGTGTCTGCAACGGTAAAGCAATCGGCAACGGTACAAGTCTTTGATCATCCACAGCATCTCTCTTTATTGCATAATCCTCATACCAATAAAATGGAAGGTCGTCTTTGTCAAGTAATTCTCCCTTGCTATTAATCTGTGTTTCAGGTCCCAAAACCCATACATCACTATTGGGTTGTAGTCCTAACGCTGAAACTAATGTTCTGCTCTTGAAAGAACTGCTAGCACGAAAGCTGCTGCATCGCTGGAAAATGTATCTGCTCCATAATGTATCCTTGCATCTGACATGCTGTACCCCTTTCAGAGTTCTGCTAGCAGCTTTCGTGAAACTTCGAAGTGTAGAGGCATCCTCATTAGTGACGAAGCATTCTCTGTAATATAACATGCGTGATAACAACAAATGTAAGGCAATTAACAAGAGCCACGCTATAATagatataaaataatataaaCTGATAGCTCAATCCACACTATGATTTTTAACATATGAATGAATTCATTATATGTTTCACCTAGAATTGTCCAGCCAGTTAAACAATATTTACAAACCTATACAGCCATGAGACACTCCTTTAAAGAGATCATATGATTAGATATTTTTCGGAGCTTTCGAAATTCCTGACCTACGCACAATATCTGTGGAACATCAAAACattaatttgtcatggccttGTCTCATTTCTTTTGAGCAGTGGAGATCACAAGGTATAGTTTATGCTAAGGCATTTCCATGTCAGCAAGCCACAAACTAATAATACAATCAACACCTCTCTGTTTGCAAGTGAACAAAAGAGGTGTTGGGTAGGTCAGaaactaataatattatcataCCAAGTTATCATACATACACTATCAATTTTTTAGCTGAGTTTAAGTggggtatagctatatacagatATAAATCACATTACATGCATGCGGTATCATGACAGATAGGTTCTGAAGCCaggcatacatacacaaaagagCCATGTATGCAACATCTAGCTATACAGCAGACAACCTATAGCTATACCCTGCACTGTTAAAATACCATACCTTTCGTCTCCATGGATAACTTTAATTTTGTATAAAAATCCGTCTAATTGAGTGTAGATTCCGGGAGGAGATGAGATAGCGCTAACTACCTCAAAGGAATAATTTGTAAACTGAATGAACTCTCCATTCTTGTTTTCTCCCACTTGACCATCTACCGTCACCAGTCTTCCACTCACAGTCGTTCGAGGCATTTTTCCACGCTGCGTTAACGTTTGACACTGCAACTATAGGCGACAGTTCAAGAAAATGCAAATGCGCATGTCCAAGGTAAGTATGAAAGACGCATGCGCGATCAATACTCACGTGCCCGTGTACATGTATAGTACATGATTGTATAATTTAATACACCTGTAATATGTCAACACCGTCACGTCGTGGGAAGAAGCGAAAGTTAACTGCTGCGTTAGATGCATTGTCTTCCAGTGGATATAAAGATGGAATGGGCTCCAGTCAGTCGGGAAAGTCTCTAGAACCACTAATCTTGATCGATAAGAAAACTGACGATTTACCCGCCCcgggccaatttttttttgggcccacttctgacttagaaaatttttctcatttggtgaacttaccgtttttgtttgttttacgtaaAGTCACATTACTCAGGGGGTTGGTGAATCTCGGGGACAAAACCCTTGAATCAACCCAGCTGGCATGGGTTCCTGGGGGTTCTTCTTCTCAAGTGATGTAGCGAAGTCAAGGAGCGAATTATACAGGCAGCTAGTTTTACTAGGTGAAGATTTCCTTTGCCATCTCACAACACACGAGATGACTGAAACAGATTCGCCATGGGCTGAACTTGCTGGGAGTGGAGGAAATGAAGGCTATAAGAACATGAAATAGTGAACACCGAATATATCCGGCTATATGGTATGATAGTGTAAACTGCAATTGTTGGTTAGTTGGATTTCCTGAGACTACACGAGTAGCTATCTTCATTTGATATGCCAGTATGTCAGCCATTCAGTGTCCAGTTCAGTCGAGGGTTCAGCTTGGTGACCCCACAAAAAGCACAGCTAAGTTTGCATCATTTACTCAGGTGAACTGGCAGGGAAGCACTCATTTTTGTGGGCCCACTTCTGAgttagaaaatttttacattttgtgaatttaccgttaaattttgtttgtttatggaagtcacattgttcaggcatagattatatattctccacctagggaatatataatctatggcttgCCATTTTCTAATCCTTTTAGTGTGCACATGCAGTACTAGTTTCAGTAGTAGGTGTTCTAGAAGCAGTTCCGTTGGGAgctataacataattataccatTATTCCATTGTAATCCAATACTATAGTGCTGCTGTGGTGAAGCTTTATGTTTACTAAAGGAgattggtcatgcatcataGCCCTGGGCATGTCTAtgcttgtattactgtatgttaaaGTGGTGCTGCTAATCACgtatttgaataattgttatgtggttggcatatttgatgaCACAATGTGTGTTAATATTGCTCATTGTTTCAAATTGTCACAGGGATGCACTGATATAGAGCAGATTACTCAGGAGACACTGGAACTGAAGGCAAAGACCTGCTTCAAGGTAGGCATCCTGATGACACAGCTGAAAGAGGAGCTAAAGAACGAGACAGGTATCACCAAATAGCCGAGCTTAACCTTGCAGTGTAAGGGGGTGGGGCTAGACTGATGATAGTCATGTGAGACAGAGATAGTATTTAGTGGttttctacaatgttgcaaaACAACTTGCTAATCTCAAAAACATTGTTGTT contains:
- the LOC136262952 gene encoding uncharacterized protein isoform X1, whose translation is MSAIQCPVQSRVQLGDPTKSTAKFASFTQGCTDIEQITQETLELKAKTCFKVGILMTQLKEELKNETGECVTEGTRRSSKLVSEEASYTVCEEGEVHKQQTAVKVVITQGDTDKKELEDKIHLLQ